The nucleotide window tattttccttgtcaCCTTAATTCTGTCCTGCTTTTTTTGCACAGCTTAGCAAAGAAGAGGATTTGACCGTCAGGCCGAAACTGCAGGCCTTGATTTATCCAGTCCTCCAGGCGTTCGACTTCAACACACCTTCTTACCAGCAGAACATGAACATGCCCGTGCTTCCCCGCTACGTCATGATCAACTACTGGATCGATTACTTCAACGGCAACTACGACTTGGCTCACGAGCTGCTGATCAACAACCACACCGCTCTCAACGTCGGCCGCGCTCTCTCCTTCCGGGCGCGCCTCAACTGGACGTCCCTGCTGCCTCCGTCCTTCAAAAAGAGCTACAAGCCCGTCGTGCAGACCACGGGCACGGCGGCCATCGTGGAGCAGCTGCCGGCGCTGCTGGACGTGCGGGCGGTGCCGCTGCTGGCGGACGACGCGACGCTGGCGCGGCAGCCTCGCACCTACGTGCTGACCTGCGAGAACGACGTGCTGCGCGACGACGGCGCCATGTACGCCAAGCGCCTGGAGCACGCCGGCGTGCCCGTCACCCTCGACCACTTCCACGACTGCTTCCACGGCTGCATGATCTTCACCGTGTGGCCCACGGATTTCTCCGCCGGTGTGCAGACCAGGAACAGCTACATCAAGTGGCTGGATGAGAACCTCTGAAGGGAGGGCGCCGCTGGAAGGCACGGGGTGGGGGTGTGGCTCTGGTGTCTGTTCTGGCAGAAGAGCAAACAATCAAGAAGTGCACTTTTCTGAATTCTGACTTCACCAtttggctgcagctgctgggggtaCAGACCACTAACTGCAGCATTTTCGAGCTCCATTGGCCTTGCCtagtaaagtatttttttcaaacctcaattttttttttcaccttctccCAGATAACTATTGCCAAACATAAACACCTGTTGAGCAGGGAGAACAGCAGTCCTGCAGGATCCTTACCTGGCTGCAACTTTCAAGCTTTGGCTCTTAATCAGGTACAAAGGCCCTGCCTTTCAAGTGATGTGAGATAAAGCCTAACACCTACATCTACTTCTGAATACGTAGAAACGTGAGCTAGTTTACAGCAGTGTTGAGCATTTGATGCCACAGTGAGAACACTCACCTTGGACAGCAGGGCCATGCATTTGAATGACAAGCATGAATTTAGGTGTTGGCTTTTTGCCACAGACAAACGgctcatttaaatttttttaaagtatttttttaaaaagctcttctAGACAGTTAAAACTATTCTAGACAAGTCTCAGCCAAACCTGTAATTCAGCTTTGGACTTTGGTCTTTACTGCCTTtcaattatttatatttaaaaaaaaaatacaggactaaatatattttcaataaaaagtATGATAGCATACACACGAATAGGTAAGATAAAATACTATGTGTAGCAGCAGAATCCAGGTTTCCTATGTGAGTGACCTCCAAAGCTGACTACTTATTTGGCTAAAGAATGTGACTTCATCTGTGTTTAAAGCCTCAGTTGTACAACCTCCTTA belongs to Corvus moneduloides isolate bCorMon1 chromosome 10, bCorMon1.pri, whole genome shotgun sequence and includes:
- the NCEH1 gene encoding neutral cholesterol ester hydrolase 1, which translates into the protein MRAAWLLLPALAALSAYYVYLPLPGAVSDPWKLMLLDATFRAVQQTCHLIHYLRLSHHLIVLNYLICTFDKLKDVSSEDVKITDAVFDGVEVRVFEPPAKGDESLKRSVVYIHGGGWALASARTSLYNNLCRIMAESLNAVVVSVEYRLVPEVCFPEQYHDALRATKHFLQPDVLAEYSVDPSRIAISGDSAGGNLAAAVCQQLSKEEDLTVRPKLQALIYPVLQAFDFNTPSYQQNMNMPVLPRYVMINYWIDYFNGNYDLAHELLINNHTALNVGRALSFRARLNWTSLLPPSFKKSYKPVVQTTGTAAIVEQLPALLDVRAVPLLADDATLARQPRTYVLTCENDVLRDDGAMYAKRLEHAGVPVTLDHFHDCFHGCMIFTVWPTDFSAGVQTRNSYIKWLDENL